The Solibacillus sp. FSL W7-1464 genome contains a region encoding:
- a CDS encoding acyl-CoA dehydrogenase family protein has product MNFDFTEEQTLLRKTVRQFVDAEIIPYIAEWDAGGGFDTRLWKRLAELGLMGVCVPESYGGAGMDYNSLAIVCEELERGDTAFRTAVSVHTGLNSMTLMQWGTEEQKEKYLLPQAKGEKIGAFGLTEPGAGSDVAAMSSFAKRDGDHYILNGQKTWISLCDIADHFLVFAYTDKEKSHHGISAFIVEREWAGFSSKAIKEKYGIRAGNTGELFFEDVKIPAENLLGKEGEGFKIAMSALDNGRFTVAAGAVGLIQACIEASVKYCKKRETFGKPIGEHQLVGQMLAKMEAGYEMSRLLVYRAGELKNKGVRNTRETSLAKWQACDFANKAADDAVQIHGAYGYSDEYPVARYLRNSKAPVIYEGTREIHTLMQADYVLGKRADKKLRCMLPGWPFE; this is encoded by the coding sequence ATGAACTTCGATTTTACGGAAGAACAGACACTTTTACGCAAAACTGTAAGGCAATTCGTTGATGCGGAAATTATCCCCTATATTGCGGAATGGGACGCGGGCGGCGGTTTTGATACGAGGTTATGGAAGCGACTTGCCGAACTGGGTTTGATGGGAGTTTGTGTACCGGAGAGCTACGGCGGAGCAGGGATGGATTATAATTCCCTTGCAATTGTGTGCGAGGAGCTGGAGCGCGGGGATACGGCATTTCGTACGGCCGTTTCTGTTCATACTGGCTTAAATAGTATGACTCTCATGCAATGGGGAACAGAAGAGCAGAAGGAAAAATACTTGCTGCCCCAGGCAAAGGGTGAGAAAATCGGCGCATTCGGTCTGACAGAACCTGGTGCCGGATCGGATGTTGCGGCGATGAGTTCATTTGCGAAGCGTGATGGGGACCACTATATTTTAAACGGCCAAAAAACATGGATTTCCTTATGTGATATCGCAGATCATTTCCTTGTATTTGCTTATACAGATAAGGAAAAATCGCATCACGGTATTTCCGCTTTTATCGTCGAGCGTGAATGGGCTGGTTTTAGCTCAAAGGCGATAAAGGAGAAATACGGTATTCGTGCAGGCAATACAGGTGAACTGTTCTTTGAGGATGTCAAAATACCGGCAGAAAACTTGCTTGGTAAAGAAGGAGAAGGGTTTAAAATTGCAATGTCCGCACTGGATAACGGCCGTTTTACTGTTGCTGCAGGCGCGGTCGGCTTAATTCAGGCGTGTATAGAAGCGAGCGTAAAATACTGCAAAAAACGCGAAACTTTCGGCAAGCCGATTGGTGAGCATCAACTAGTCGGTCAGATGCTCGCAAAAATGGAAGCCGGCTACGAAATGAGTCGCCTGCTCGTGTATCGCGCAGGAGAGCTGAAAAATAAAGGCGTGCGCAACACTAGGGAAACATCACTCGCCAAATGGCAAGCGTGCGACTTTGCAAATAAAGCTGCGGATGATGCGGTACAAATCCATGGGGCATACGGTTATTCCGATGAATATCCGGTAGCCCGCTATTTACGGAATTCCAAAGCACCGGTCATTTATGAAGGGACACGCGAAATCCATACTCTAATGCAGGCAGATTATGTGCTTGGCAAACGTGCGGATAAGAAATTACGCTGTATGCTGCCAGGCTGGCCATTTGAATAA
- a CDS encoding aldehyde dehydrogenase family protein yields the protein MKLLNFIGGEWIEDDSLQTMPVINPANGEQLGTIPLSTKFQVELAAQKAKAAQKEWALVPAPKRAEYLYEIAFKLKEKKEHLAQVLTKEMGKVIEEARGEVQEGIDMALYMAAEGRRLFGETVPSELPNKFAMSVRAPIGVAGLITPWNFPIAIATWKSFPALVAGNTVVWKPSNETPFMAYELAKIFEEVGLPPGVVNVVFGSGPTVGTAIVEHPDIRVISFTGSTTTGSKVAELGGKHLKKVSLEMGGKNAVIVMDDADLDLALEGILWSAFGTAGQRCTACSRVIVHKNVKQELENRLVEATKQLTIGDGLDPSVKVGPVINKAALEKINHYVQIGKQQGANLLIGGEILSEGELAKGYYYAPTIFTDVEASSILAQEEIFGPVISMIEVSSLEEAIEVNNGVKFGLSSSIFSQDVNKIFRAQQLLDTGIVYVNAGTTGAEIHLPFGGTKGTGNGHRDSGQAALDVYTEWKSVYVDYSGKLQRAQIDNNA from the coding sequence ATGAAGCTGTTAAATTTTATTGGTGGAGAATGGATAGAAGATGATTCATTGCAAACGATGCCTGTGATTAATCCTGCAAATGGTGAACAGTTAGGAACGATACCACTTTCGACAAAATTCCAAGTCGAACTCGCTGCACAAAAGGCGAAAGCGGCTCAAAAAGAATGGGCGCTGGTCCCTGCACCAAAACGTGCGGAGTATTTATATGAAATTGCTTTTAAATTGAAAGAAAAGAAAGAACATCTTGCGCAAGTATTAACGAAGGAAATGGGCAAGGTCATTGAAGAAGCGCGTGGAGAAGTACAAGAAGGAATTGATATGGCACTTTATATGGCAGCGGAAGGTAGACGTTTATTCGGAGAAACGGTCCCGTCGGAATTGCCGAATAAGTTTGCGATGAGTGTACGCGCACCGATTGGGGTGGCAGGACTTATTACGCCATGGAATTTCCCGATTGCAATTGCGACCTGGAAGTCTTTCCCTGCGCTTGTTGCAGGTAATACGGTTGTATGGAAGCCTTCCAACGAAACACCTTTTATGGCTTACGAGCTTGCAAAAATATTTGAGGAGGTCGGCTTGCCGCCTGGTGTCGTCAATGTTGTATTTGGTTCAGGTCCTACAGTCGGAACAGCGATTGTCGAGCATCCGGACATCCGTGTCATTTCCTTTACGGGGTCAACAACGACAGGCAGCAAAGTAGCCGAGCTTGGCGGAAAACATCTGAAAAAAGTTTCGCTTGAAATGGGCGGGAAAAACGCGGTCATTGTAATGGACGATGCTGATCTCGACTTGGCGCTGGAAGGCATTTTGTGGAGCGCATTTGGAACGGCAGGACAGCGCTGTACCGCATGCAGCCGTGTAATTGTGCATAAAAATGTAAAACAGGAGTTGGAAAACCGTCTTGTGGAAGCAACAAAGCAGCTGACAATCGGAGACGGGTTGGATCCTTCCGTTAAAGTAGGACCTGTCATCAATAAGGCTGCACTGGAGAAAATCAATCATTATGTACAGATCGGTAAGCAGCAAGGTGCAAATTTGCTGATTGGCGGAGAAATTTTATCTGAAGGCGAATTGGCAAAAGGCTATTACTATGCCCCGACCATTTTTACCGATGTGGAAGCATCAAGCATTCTTGCACAAGAGGAAATTTTCGGTCCTGTCATTAGTATGATTGAAGTCAGCAGTTTGGAAGAGGCCATTGAAGTGAATAACGGTGTAAAGTTTGGCTTATCAAGTTCGATTTTCTCACAAGATGTCAATAAAATCTTCAGAGCACAGCAGTTGCTTGATACAGGGATTGTCTATGTAAATGCCGGAACAACAGGCGCGGAAATTCACTTGCCGTTTGGCGGTACGAAAGGTACAGGAAATGGTCATCGCGATTCAGGTCAGGCAGCACTTGATGTGTATACGGAGTGGAAGAGTGTTTATGTAGACTACAGCGGCAAATTGCAACGTGCCCAAATCGATAATAACGCTTGA
- a CDS encoding saccharopine dehydrogenase family protein: protein MKVVVLGAGLMGKEVARDLVQSEDVKKIFLADVSTGPAKEFVNTLNTDKVEVVQLDAEDDKALRDVISRGDVVVNALFYKFNKRVAQAAIETGVHSVDLGGHIGGITESIFELHGQAVDNGVTIIPDLGVAPGMINILTGYGATKFDSVDSIKLYVGGIPTTPQPPLHYIRVFSLDGVFDHYTEPSKMIQKGVLTEVESLTGLEPIYFDEFGVLEAFYTSGGISTLYKTFPHVKTLEYKTIRYKGHAEQFKLLADLGFLDKNNTVEAGGREVNVREVTREVLQKKLDIGDNIDAVLLRAIISGEKSEEQITYEYEMVVRKDTDQNVTAMARATANTISIVAQMVGKGLIGERGVFAPETVVPGREFIQEMAKRGVDIKETSHRSSMIVKW from the coding sequence ATGAAAGTAGTAGTGTTAGGTGCAGGATTGATGGGGAAAGAAGTAGCGCGCGATTTAGTCCAAAGTGAAGATGTGAAAAAGATTTTTTTAGCAGATGTTTCAACAGGTCCTGCAAAGGAATTCGTCAATACATTGAATACAGATAAAGTTGAAGTAGTCCAGCTTGATGCAGAAGATGACAAGGCATTGCGTGATGTCATCAGCCGCGGTGATGTAGTTGTGAATGCGCTGTTCTATAAATTCAATAAACGTGTTGCCCAAGCGGCAATTGAGACAGGGGTACATTCAGTAGATTTAGGTGGCCACATTGGCGGAATTACAGAATCTATTTTTGAGCTGCACGGCCAGGCAGTCGATAATGGCGTGACGATTATTCCGGATTTAGGTGTAGCACCTGGAATGATCAATATTTTGACAGGTTATGGGGCGACAAAGTTTGATTCTGTCGATTCGATCAAACTTTATGTAGGTGGTATTCCAACAACGCCACAACCTCCATTGCATTATATTCGTGTGTTCTCGTTGGATGGGGTATTTGACCACTATACAGAGCCTTCGAAAATGATCCAAAAAGGTGTGCTTACAGAGGTCGAGTCTTTAACAGGATTGGAGCCGATCTACTTTGACGAGTTCGGAGTATTAGAGGCATTCTACACGTCAGGCGGAATATCAACTTTATATAAAACATTCCCTCATGTGAAAACACTCGAATACAAGACGATTCGCTACAAAGGTCATGCGGAGCAGTTTAAATTGCTTGCTGATTTAGGTTTCCTTGATAAAAATAATACTGTTGAAGCTGGCGGTCGTGAAGTAAATGTCCGGGAAGTAACAAGGGAAGTATTACAGAAGAAACTGGATATCGGTGATAATATCGATGCAGTGTTATTACGTGCAATTATTTCAGGAGAAAAGTCGGAAGAGCAAATTACGTATGAATATGAAATGGTCGTACGAAAAGATACAGATCAAAACGTGACGGCGATGGCCCGCGCAACAGCAAATACGATTTCAATCGTGGCTCAAATGGTAGGCAAGGGGCTGATTGGGGAGCGCGGTGTATTTGCACCGGAAACGGTTGTGCCAGGTCGTGAGTTTATTCAGGAAATGGCAAAGCGTGGTGTTGATATTAAAGAAACATCACACCGTTCATCTATGATTGTAAAGTGGTAG